TAACCGTTCCGCAGACGGGACATTTTATTTGATCTTTGTTTTCTGCCATTTGCAATCTTAATTAGTTCTTATTTACTCTCTTTTTTCAATCCGTTGTCAACCTGATTTTTAAAGTCCTTCGAGAACTTAAATACAGGGATAAAATGCTCGGGGACAAAAACCTTGTCGCCATTTTTAGGATTTCGTGCGTATCTGGCCGCTTTTTTCTTCACTTTGAAGGTACCAAAGCCTCTTATTTCAATTCCTTTACCTGCGCTCAAGGCTTCTATCACACTCTTAAAAAAACCCTCGACAACAGCTTCGGTCTCAAGTTTGGTCAGCCCTGTACCTTCTGCTACAATATCTACCAGATCGGCTTTAGTCATTATTCAGTTCTCCGGATATAAAATTTTTCAAATCGAACCTCCAATTTATAACCATTTTAAGAAAAATGCAAACTTTACCGAAACTTAACACCAATTGATCTGATATTTTTATTTACCCGTCCAAAGGTCTGCGTTTGAAAATGAATTTTTTATTACATTTAGTATCAACTTTGAATTTATTTTGATGTCCAAATCAAATGACAGTACAGTTGAGTCCTTCGATTAGCGGGAGGTTAAAAAAATCTCCCCGGGATTTGACAAATTTTTCCGATTTTAATTGTTGAATTTGCAGATTGTAGAAAGCGTAAAAGCGTACAGATGGATACC
This Bacteroidota bacterium DNA region includes the following protein-coding sequences:
- a CDS encoding integration host factor subunit beta, whose translation is MTKADLVDIVAEGTGLTKLETEAVVEGFFKSVIEALSAGKGIEIRGFGTFKVKKKAARYARNPKNGDKVFVPEHFIPVFKFSKDFKNQVDNGLKKESK